One window of the Equus caballus isolate H_3958 breed thoroughbred chromosome 2, TB-T2T, whole genome shotgun sequence genome contains the following:
- the AUNIP gene encoding LOW QUALITY PROTEIN: aurora kinase A- and ninein-interacting protein (The sequence of the model RefSeq protein was modified relative to this genomic sequence to represent the inferred CDS: inserted 1 base in 1 codon) encodes MRRRGPEEEACGVWLDAAALKRRKVQTHLIKPSTKMPTLFPGERKVKISFTQRRTPPAGVRQTSIASFFTLQPGKTNSDQRSVSSHVQSQTNKESKKDTTQQGHPTQGLVDDCMAPPLATSTPADIQEAGLCPQSLQPSAHHRTGTPFLTVLSLFQPDTSVCAGESKDSLACSFTQDLESSCLLGQKEGVKDSSWKKEWLHGPKKKNCQAVERHSKPPGGKGHQPLHKTKFEKVSAKEHSRDFWSEENTESVKQSPCPVPVFSWDSENNDKDSCSQLFTEDSQGQRVIAHNSRAPFRDVTNNRNQSLGWFPNSTWAQCQDGPTQLNLQPDVLFTQDSEVQALAXQQDRCRRFLIERQKHLR; translated from the exons ACACACTTAATCAAGCCAAGCACCAAAATGCCAACACtctttcctggagagagaaaGGTTAAGATTTCTTTTACTCAAAGAAGAACTCCACCTGCAGGCGTTCGGCAGACCAGCATTGCTTCATTCTTCACCTTGCAGCCAG GAAAGACAAACAGTGACCAGAGGAGTGTTTCATCTCACGTACAGAGTCAGACCAACAAAGAATCTAAGAAAGACACAACCCAGCAAGGACATCCGACCCAGGGCTTGGTGGATGATTGCATGGCACCCCCTTTAGCCACTTCAACCCCTGCAGACATCCAGGAAGCTGGACTTTGTCCTCAGTCCCTCCAGCCTTCTGCCCACCACAGAACAGGAACCCCATTCTTGACTGTCCTGTCTTTGTTCCAGCCTGACACCTCAGTCTGCGCTGGAGAGAGTAAAGACTCCCTGGCTTGTTCCTTCACTCAGGACTTGGAAAGTTCTTGCTTGCTGGGCCAAAAGGAGGGCGTGAAGGATTCTTCCTGGAAAAAGGAATGGCTTCATGGACCTAAGAAAAAGAACTGTCAGGCTGTGGAGAGACATAGTAAACCACCTGGGGGCAAGGGCCATCAGCCCTTGCACAAGACTAAATTTGAGAAGGTGTCTGCCAAGGAACACAGTAGGGATTTCTGGAGTGAAGAAAACACAGAGTCAGTGAAACAAAGcccttgtcctgttcctgtgTTTTCTTGGGACAGTGAAAACAATGACAAGGACTCCTGCAGCCAGCTTTTCACTGAGGATTCTCAGGGCCAGCGGGTTATTGCCCACAACTCAAGAGCTCCTTTCCGAGACGTAACCAACAACAGGAATCAGAGCTTAGGGTGGTTTCCTAACAGCACTTGGGCTCAGTGCCAGGATGGGCCCACTCAGTTAAATCTGCAGCCTGATGTACTCTTTACCCAGGACTCTGAAG TCCAAGCTCTAG TTCAGCAAGACCGTTGCAGAAGGTTTCTAATTGAGAGGCAGAAACATCTGCGGTGA
- the MTFR1L gene encoding mitochondrial fission regulator 1-like has translation MSEMEANVTIPIWQNKPHGAARSVVRRIGTNLPLKPCPRASFETLPNISDLCLRDVPPVPTLADIAWIAADEEETYARVRSDTRPLRHTWKPSPLIVMQRNASVPNLRGSEERLLALKKPALPALSRTTELQDELSHLRSQIAKIVAGDAASASLTPDFLSPGSSNVSSPLPCFGSSFHSTTSFVISDITEENEVEVPELPSVPLLCSASPECCKPEHKATCSSSEEDDCVSLSKASSFADMMGILKDFHRMKQSQDLNRSLLKEEDPAVLISEVLRRKFALKEEDISRKGN, from the exons ATGTCGGAAATGGAAGCCAATGTG ACCATCCCAATCTGGCAAAACAAGCCGCATGGGGCTGCTCGCAGTGTAGTGAGAAGAATCGGGACCAACCTGCCCCTGAAGCCATGTCCCCGGGCGTCCTTTGAG ACCCTGCCCAACATCTCTGACCTGTGTCTAAGGGATGTGCCCCCAGTCCCTACTCTGGCTGACATCGCCTGGATTGCTGCAGATGAAGAGGAGACATATGCCCGAGTCAG AAGCGATACGCGCCCCCTGAGGCACACCTGGAAGCCCAGCCCTCTGATTGTCATGCAGCGCAATGCCTCAGTGCCCAACCTGCGTGGGTCCGAGGAGAGGCTACTGGCCTTGAAGAAGCCAGCCTTGCCAGCCCTAAGCCGCACCACAGAGCTGCAAGATGAGCTGAGCCACCTACGCAGCCAGATTGCTAAAATAGTGGCAGGTGATGCAG cttcGGCATCATTAACGCCAGATTTCTTATCTCCAGGAAGTTCAAATGTCTCTTCTCCCTTACCTTGTTTTGGATCCTCATTCCACTCTACAACTTCCTTTGTCATTAGTGACATCACTGAGGAGAACGAGGTAGAGGTCCCTGAGCTTCCATCAGTCCCCCTGCTTTGTTCTGCCAGCCCTGAATGTTGCAAACCAGAACACAAAGCTACCTGCAGCTCGTCTGAGGAGGATGACTGTGTCTCTCTGTCCAAGGCCAGCAGCTTTGCAGATATGATGGGGATCCTGAAGGACTTTCACCGCATGAAACAGAGCCAAGATCT GAATCGGAGTTTATTGAAGGAGGAAGACCCTGCGGTCCTTATCTCTGaggttctaagaaggaagtttgcTCTGAAGGAAGAAGATATCAGTAGAAAAGGAAACTGA